The proteins below come from a single Triticum aestivum cultivar Chinese Spring chromosome 5D, IWGSC CS RefSeq v2.1, whole genome shotgun sequence genomic window:
- the LOC123124027 gene encoding uncharacterized protein, with product MALNTRNAIVAVLLLVVMVVAVSTPAVTAQEDCWDKCFKDCKAKMAMEVCNQKCIDFCKYQAGAGEYVKMAGDKLKEAKTASPEQATKLKNEATTYLERAKVLSDKAVTP from the coding sequence ATGGCGCTGAATACTAGGAATGCAATCGTTGCCGTTCTCCTCCTCGTCGTGATGGTCGTGGCGGTCTCAACACCAGCAGTAACTGCCCAAGAGGACTGCTGGGACAAATGTTTCAAGGACTGCAAGGcaaaaatggcaatggaagtgtGCAACCAAAAGTGCATTGACTTTTGCAAGTATCAAGCTGGAGCCGGAGAATATGTTAAGATGGCTGGCGATAAACTCAAGGAGGCCAAAACTGCCTCTCCAGAACAGGCCACTAAACTCAAGAATGAAGCTACCACCTACTTAGAACGTGCCAAAGTCCTCAGCGATAAAGCCGTGACCCCGTGA